tatatatttatacttaatgtGAAACCTAAGTCAAATTCCTTCTTTGCGAAAACAATCTCTGCCAACAAAGCTGATTCTAATTCTGATCCCACATATTTTGAGAAGTGCAGCAGTCTCTCTTGCAACAAAACAATTGCACACGTGGCTTCCAGCCTAGTACCTCACAGctaggatggtgttctcagacCTGCAAacttctccctttttccttaCAATTGTCAATTTGGCCAACTCTTTTAAACTGTTGCTTCATCAAACCACAGGAAATGTCTCAAAAACTAACGTCTTTGTCCCagagtacatttatttacaaagtggaatctggctttttatgttacTTCCTCACTGGTTGGCCTTTTAATTCCTGTTGATACCAAACTCGTTTCACTGTGAGTAATGACATTCTCTTACTAGCTTCAGTCTGCATTTCCCCAGGtcttttccttttgttctggggataatacacacatttcacaccaaaTCTCTGGAACACAGAACAAGTCTCCTTCCTGTACAATGATGCGTGGAAGTAACTACTGTGATTATTCTTGCatatgttaggaataacctttcttATTATTACTTATAGACAAGCTTTCACCGACACACCACAATGATAAAGTataaattctaatgtttttacttttgttagGAGATGGATTAGAATCCGCATTGACGTACATTACAAGGACAAATGACGTACATTGGGTTAGATTGTGGAACTGTCTGTAACAAGGTTAATTAGAATGCTCCAGCAACAATTAGATTAAGGATTCGACACCTGCTATAACCTATCAGATACACACCTGAATGGTGagacatagtctactgataaacactcaGTGAGTGTACGTCCCATGCATGGGAataccagatataaaactacatgtgaccttcgtTCGAGGCTGCTTCATccaggagcctcagcgctgatctctgtaaccattcctctgccttatttagaataaaagtgttaaaagttCAGTTCTGCTTGAAAGTTTTATTAACAGTGGGGTCGCtaataaatgtttctttcaggcatctggaaattgtacccaaaaaTTGGCCAAAATTATCTTCTTGATATCTttgctgatttcttttgatttaagGTGTACCTTAAAATACATCACCATGTATGCCTGTAATAAAACTTTGTCTCTTGTTATTCTGTTATtttgcaaatagaaaaaaaaatattggtaaccaatctaaaacaggaaatgtttagttGGATTTAGTGTCAGACAGTAAGGGAATGTTATgtctttttatagtttttttgtaaatacaggtccttctcaaaatattagcatattgtgataaagttaattattttccataatgtcatgatgaaaatttaacattcatatattttagattcattgcacactaactgaaatatttcaggtcttttattgtcttaatacggatgattttggcatacagctcatgaaaacccaaaattcctatctcacaaaattagcatatcattaaaagggtctctaaacgagctatgaacctaatcatctgaatcaacgagttaactctaaacacctgcaaaagattcctgaggcctttaaaactcccagcctggttcatcactcaaaaccccaatcatgggtaagactgccgacctgactgctgtccagaaggccactattgacaccctcaagcaagagggtaagacacagaaagaaatttctgaacgaataggctgttcccagagtgctgtatcaaggcacctcagtgggaagtctgtgggaaggaaaaagtgtggcagaaaacgctgcacaacgagaagaggtgaccggaccctgaggaagattgtggagaagggccgattccagaccttgggggacctgcggaagcagtggactgagtctggagtagaaacatccagagccaccgtgcacaggcgtgtgcaggaaatgggctacaggtgccgcattccccgggtcaagccacttttgaaccagaaacagcggcagaagcgcctgacctgggctacagagaagcagcactggactgttgctcagtggtccaaagtacttttttcggatgaaagcaaattctgcatgtcattcggaaatcaagatgccagagtctggaggaagactggggagaaggaaatgccaaaataccagaagtccagtgtcaagtacccacagtcagtgatggtctggggtgccgtgtcagctgctggtgttggtccactgtgttttatcaagggcagggtcaatgcagctagctatcaggagattttggagcacttcttgcttccatctgctgaaaagctttatggagatgaagatttcatttttcagcacgacctggcacctgctcacagtgccaaaaccactggtaaatggtttactgaccatggtatcactgtgctcaattggcctgccaactctcctgacctgaaccccatagagaatctgtgggatattgtgaagagaacgttgagagactcaagacccaacactctggatgagctaaaggccgctatcgaagcatcctgggcctccataagacctcagtgccacaggctgattgcctccatgccacgccgcattgaagcagtcatttctgcaaaaggattcccgaccaagtattgagtgcataactgttcatgattatttgaaggttgacgttttttgtattaaaaacacttttctgttattggtcggatgaaatatgctaattttgtgagatagtaattttgggttttcatgagctgtatgccacaatcatccatattaagacaataaaagacctgaaatatttcagttagtgtgcaatgaatctaaaatatatgaatgttaaattttcatcattacattatggaaaataatgaactttatcacaatatgctaatattttgagaaggacctgtatgtagttTCAGCTGTACATGTGGATTGAATTTATGTAAGTTTAGGTTTGAATTATACGGTTATATTGTATTGGGGGTAAGCGAGACTGAATGGAATgccaataaatgcatttaattattAGCATTTTCAGTAAGGTGCACTGAAATTACTACATTGTTTCGGACTGGTAACTAACAATTCAACTGAGATGAGCTTGCTCTGTATAAGGCATTTGcacagtattttttatttatttattcgtAGAGCAGAtccaatatttttttacaattatacaaaattgtttaaataatgaataattttgtttattatgaAATTTCCTTAGGAAATCActtattttgaaaaggaaagGAAACACTCGTTAGCTTCAATGCTAGCTTGTTAGCAGCGGTGTTTTCCTTTGTTACAGGTCGGACTTCCGTTTTCAATGTTTGCTTCGGGTTTCTGGAATTTACTGTCTGGTGACAGTTATAGCTAGAAACCTCGTTGATAAAGACATATAGTTGTTGTGTCGTTTTTTTTCGCGAAGCGGCCGGACCAGAAGTCCAACATTTCAGCCCGACCTGAAAGTTGGACTGTCACTCTTTTTCAACGTCTCTTTAACTAAGGTTAGCTGGCTAGCATTAGCCAGCTGAGTTAAACCGCTTAGCATGTTTCGCTTCTTGAATGACGCCGAAGACGATCCTTTTATGTTGTAAGTATTGACTTTTAACGCATTTGGTTTGGACGGCGTTATGTCTGTTGTTTTTGAGCAATATCAGCGCAGGGAAGCTACATTAAGGACATTTTCCCAGCGCCTTGTAGAAGGTAGCGTACCTTTCGTTATTGTAGCCAGCTGTGGTGGGGGCCTGTAGCGGTCCACCATATTGGATAGACAATAAAGcgaaacaaataattaaataaatacacaagaaCTACCAGTTCCCGAAAGTAATGCATTAAAATACTCGCTGTAGCAAGGGCCGATCAATACTACATTTCCTGTTGTTTCCTCTGTAATCACCAAAGCTATTTGTGAGCTAACTGCAGCCCATTTCTAGTCTTTTCTAGTAATTTCTTGGCCCAGCATATTTACATCAGCACGTCACACAGATGAACATTTTCTTACTTTAATCTGGCTAAAAACACCTTCATTTGCTGAATCATTAGATTTAAAACCTTGGATCTGATCAGAATTTTGAAGCTGTTTTAGAGAAGTAGTAGAACCAGTATTTTTATTAGCTATATAATCGAAAGAACACAAAGCATACGAATTAAAGAGCCTAAAGCCAAACTTTAAATCTAATTCCCAAACAGGTTGTGCAATTTGCAGATTTGCaatttatttactgttatttagAGTCCTCAATTTGAGTCTctgaaataaatacatgcaCTAACATATGTAGGCTGGGTTTGTTTTACTAGGTTTGTAGTTGGTGTTTAAGCCTGGGGTGGGCAATCCCAGTTCTATGTAGCCAGTGCTTGgtgtgtttttagatgtatcccAACATACCAATTTAAGTGAATGGCTCATCATCAGGCTCCTGCAGAACTCCATGATTTGCTAAGGCGGTCATTTAATCgtctgtgttggagcagggacatctaaaacatgaaggacacAAGCCCTTGAGGAATGGTAATCCCCTCTTCTGATTTAAACAGTCCAGGCAGGTGTGGCTAAATTTATTGAACACCGACCCGGATGAGTGGGTAGAGAGGGCAGTTACGCTGGCACCCTCAGCCTGGGTGAGTGGTCACATTGGTGAAGGTTGTCTCAAGTTCACATCTTACCAGAGGCATGAAGTctggaaaaatgacaaaattccCATATGGAAAGGATACTGACCAGTGCAGACTGTCTATTGGTGTTGTCTGGTACGCTGGTATTTCAAAGcgtttaaaagaaaaacctcAAAATGGAAAGGATATCAGCTACTGGTAATATGCCATTGGGCACCTCTCTTTACCTTTCCAAAGGCACAAAACTCTCTACCTTACCAGTAAGACACACCTCTCTTAACTTAACGGAGGCACAAATGTCTGTGTACCTTGGCAGAGGTACGAGAATCCCTGAACAGCCTTTTGGCTGGTTTATTCAGCAAAGGGAAAATGGAAACGCCTGGGTCAGTGGGCCATGTGTGGCCCTTAGGTACCTGAAACTGGGATAGTTGTCTCATTATTACTTGGCAACACCTTCAAATTCATAACAAGATATCCACTACTTAATGATATTGACAGCTTTCTTTCTTGTGTTGATTTTACCTGTTTAAGTCCAGTTTATGCAGCTAAACCCAGTGAATTATTTAACTCCTTTCTTTCAGGGATCCATTTGCTGCCCACAGACAGCAGATGAGGACTATGTTTGGACCATTCGCCATGGATCCATTTGCGCTCGCTCCTCAGATTCAGCCACACCGTGCTGCACGCAGACAGGTAAGAGGCTGCTGTGTCAATTTATTTTCTGCTCAATCTCCAAATTAGTGTTTTGTGTAGTATTAATTATTTTCGGGGATTTTAATGTGAGATTTATTTTCTAGGCGGGTCCCATTGTTCCCTTTGGCATGATGGGAATGGTGAGTAGCTGATTTTGTGATATACTCTATAAAGCATTGATTAAAAATTGTTCTGTATTTTGTGCCTCTTACTATAAAAACCTTTACAGAACTTTAGGAGGTAAATTTAGTATTACATTGaaattattcaaatattttgtgatACTGTCACAGACTAAACAAATCTCTTTGTATTTAAAAGTTGATTAAAGTTTTTACGAATAGTTCCTTCGCTGTGGTCAATAGTGTATTTTTAACAAGGTCTGACTTGAAACTGCAGAGTTCATAAGCAAGCTGAAACAAATCAGCAATAAACCTAACTTGCATAAGGTATTAGGTAAGTTAAATTGAAGTTATGTCAGAATGTTAGGTGGTAAATGTAACATAGTAATTTTGTGCAATTCAAGTTGGTCttaaattgaaataatcccaaaaggATCATGAATTTCTTACTGTAACCTGCAGAAACCCTGTATGTTAGGAAATCCaaatttcaaagcttttttGATGTTTGCAGGGAGGAGGGTTCATGGATATGTTTGGCATGATGGGAGAAATGATGGGAAACATGGTATGCATTTCTGTCAATCATTTCCAAAGAATGGTGTCAATCACTATTATAATGGCAAAACTGTACAAgctttactttgtgtttttcctttctttttcataGGAAAGAATGTCCGGATCGCCAAACTGTCAAACATTTTCATCTTCAACAGTGATCTCATATTCATCCTTAGACACAGGAGCTCCTAAAGTTTATCAGCAGACAAGTCAAACAACAACAGGCCCTGGCGGGGTAGGAATATATTAAcatttttgagatctttttcaAGACTGGTGTCATATTAACATGCAAGAAGGCCTGATTTACACCTGGCTGAACACAGGGCTGTAATGGTGTGTTTATTTAAGCGTGAGCATAGTCTTCTGGCCTCACTGACTCATGAAAAAACCCTCACTGTACAGACATCTTGAGCAGTATAAATCTCAGTTATCAGACAAACATTTGAGTCTTGGTTCATTCGGAGTTCAGGTCGCCCTGTAAgctgtttttcttgggacttTTTCTCTCAGATCCGTGAGACACGGCAGTCGATGAGGGACAGCGAGAGCGGCCTGGAGCGTCTTGCTATCGGCCACCACATTGGAGAACGAGCACACATAATGGAGCGCTCACGAAACAGGCGCACTGGAGATCGAGAAGAACGGCAAGACTTCATTAACCTTGATGAGAGTGAGTATTGACAATTATGTTGACTGTTAACAGTGTGCTCAAACAGTAACAGTTTTAATCACTCAATGCACTAATGCACTGTAAATAAAAGCATATGTAGTCCAACCAAATGTTAAACCCTTTGTTGTTGTTAGGCGATGCTGCAGCATTTGATGAGGAGTGGAGGAGGGAGGCAGGGAGATATGCTCCCCCACATGCCCGGGGGCTGGAATATGGTCAAGATCCACGTGGAGGAGGACAGCAGCTGGCCCTTCCTGCCCCTTCCAGTTCAACACCCCCCCATCGACATGAGTCTCCCCGACATCGTCAGCATCACACACGTCCACGTTACGACTGGTGAAGGTAAGGTCAACCTAACCAGACTAGGAATTTATTCAAATAGTTCTCGATTTTTTTCAGCTTATGATAGTTATTTATGGTCCCTGATTCAGGAGCTTACTGCTTAGATTTGTGCTTTTATCTGTTATtgataatatttattaacaGGGTGATAAAGTAGCTGTATCTTATTTCATGTTTAAATATACACAGTAGGGGAGAattgattttagtttttgtttttcaagcaGTTGAAAACGATATCTATGCTGTTAGGATCCTAAGGGAAAAATTGTCTTATATGTCATATGCAGGTCTGTTTTAACCTTTGTTGAATTTTTACTGTGCCACCAGAGAGTTTTCACACTCTGTTATGCTATAGACTTATTCTTAAAATCTAAGAAAGACTTTTTAATGCATCAGAtctcaattgaaaaaaaaaatcatgctgCATTTCCATACTGATATAGAATGGGTATGTGTTAGGAACAAAAGGATGCCACATCATTTGATGAAGATGATCAACCCACAGAGGGCTTAATCTGAAGTCAGTGAGAAATGTAAGCAGAAAAACTCAAGCAAGCTGGTCCAATCTACTGAAATGTCACTGCAGCAACTGAAAATGGTACTCAGTAATGTGTATGTTGCCCACATGCTTAAATGCATGCCTGACAATATCGGGGCATGCTCCTTATAAAAATGACGGATGTTGTACTGGGATTtctcctcccagatcctgaccaggtcatcactgagctcctggccaGTCTGAGCTACAACCTGGTGGTGTTGGATGGACCAAAATGTGATGTCCTAGAGAtgttctgttggatttaggtgAGGGGAGCATTGAGGACAGTCAGTGGTATCAATTTCTTCATCCTCCAGAAACTGCCTGCATACTCTTGCCACATGGCTAGGAATTATCATGCACCAGaaggaacccaggacccactgcaccagCGAAGGGTCTAACAATGGGTCTTAAGGATTTTATCCtgatacctaatggcagtcagggtaCCATCGtttatcctgtacaggtctgtgCGTCCCTCCATGGACATTCCTCCCCAAcccaacactgacccaccacTAAACCAatcatgctgaacaatgttgcaggcagcataacATTTACTGCATCTTCTCCAGACGCCTTTACATCTGTCACATGCGCTTAGAGTGAACCTGCTCTTatctgtgaaaagaacaggGTGCCAGTGCCATATTCGCCAATTCTGGTATTGTTTGGCAAATACCAGTCAAGCTCCACGGTGCGGGGCAGTGAGTACAGGGCCTACTTGAGGATGTAAGGCCCTCGAACCACCCTCAGGAAGTCTCTAATGGTCTAGTCAGAGACATTCACGCCTGCGGCCTGCTGGAGGGCTCTAGCATAACTTTTCCTGTTCttccttgcacaaaggagcagatacccGTCCTCCTGATGGGTTAAGGACCTCTGACGGCCCTGTCCAGTTCtactaaatggtaaatggactgaacttatatagcgcttttccagtcatacagaccgctcaaagcgctttacactagagccaattgcactcactaacgctcacacattcatacaccgatacgcagatcggtaggcacatcgacctatggcaggaggaagctggaatcaaacccacaaccttctgattgcaagacgactactcttcctactgagccacattCGCcttcactgagccacagtcgcctccagGCATAGACAGGCATAGAGTATATGCCTCTCTCCTGGAATCTCAATCATGCTCTTGAGACTGTTGGGAGACAAAGCACACCTTCAGGCAATAGCATGTACTGATGTGCTTCCTGGTGGAGCTAGACTGCAACCTCTGTAGGGTTGAGGCATCACCTCATGACACCAATAGagacactgaccctggtcaaatgcaaaactgcTAAAAAGCAGTCAAAAAAATGAGGATATGAAAACTGTGGCCTCCACCTGGAAAACCGTTCCTATTTTTTTTTAGTCGTCTCATTGTTGCCTTTTTAGTGCCCCAGCagacactgattaacaaccccCTCTACTACTTAACTGACTTGATATTAAACTATAATTAAAAAGTGTaccttttgatattttttaagcagtatattttttttctcacagaaACCTATTACCCCATAGGGAAAAAATtggaaagatttatttttattgccaAATGGTTAACTCAGGGTTTCATCAGTATTCAGAGCAATTTTTGTTGAAGTGCCTCTGGCAGCATCACCGCCTTAATTCTTGCTGGGTATGTCTCTGCTAGTCTACCTGATTTggctttgggttttttttttttgtattcttcCCTGTAGATTCTCTAAAGCTCACTCAGGTTGAAAGCACAGTCTCAGTAGACTCCTATGTGGTTTTATTTTGCAGCACCAGTggcctgtattttttttttcaggaagtggggtggagggAGGGAGAAGACACGCAGCATAGGTCTCTGGGGTCAGGACCCGAACCTGGGccagctgcgtcgaggactgagCCCTCTGTATGCGGCGCTCTACCACTACGCGTCCTGCCCtagacttttcttttttcagagaTGATCAATTGGTCCAGACTCCTGAAGCTTCTGCTTTGTAATGTGGACTTTgtccttcaggtcattgtcctgtcaTCCTTTTTGTCATGGTTACGTGATTTCGACAAATATCGCCTGCAAGCAGGAGGTCGCTGAGTTATTATGATTTGAACAGGGATCAGAATGTGTCATATTTCAAATATTCatgttttcaaaatataaaaaatattatacCGTTAAATTAAATGTGAGATTTCAgcaatgttttataaaaatgtaccTTCATAATTTATCAAAATACTTTGAACAAGAAGAGATGAAAAGCTTTATACAAACATGACATTGAGAAATTATCTAATCTCGTACCGGCGATTTAAATTACAACTAACCCACATTTTCTTCTGTACTCTTTTGTTCTCTACTTTTTTATCATCAGTGTCCCAGACGCTCTCTGAGCTTTATGATCTTGGTCACTAAGAGCTGTATTAGTTGTGAGCAGTAAAAGCAGAAGTGActtatatgtaaatatattatGGGATTGCAGAGCTTCTGAAAATCTAGGCCCTCCCAAATATTACATCCAAGTAGACCTTTTCAATCGCGATATTGCACCCATTGAAATAATGATGACGGCAGTGATTCGATGTGTTATCCAGCTCTATCAGCTActaagagaaataaactga
This genomic stretch from Girardinichthys multiradiatus isolate DD_20200921_A chromosome 3, DD_fGirMul_XY1, whole genome shotgun sequence harbors:
- the mlf2 gene encoding myeloid leukemia factor 2, with protein sequence MFRFLNDAEDDPFMLDPFAAHRQQMRTMFGPFAMDPFALAPQIQPHRAARRQAGPIVPFGMMGMGGGFMDMFGMMGEMMGNMERMSGSPNCQTFSSSTVISYSSLDTGAPKVYQQTSQTTTGPGGIRETRQSMRDSESGLERLAIGHHIGERAHIMERSRNRRTGDREERQDFINLDESDAAAFDEEWRREAGRYAPPHARGLEYGQDPRGGGQQLALPAPSSSTPPHRHESPRHRQHHTRPRYDW